A part of Thalassophryne amazonica chromosome 3, fThaAma1.1, whole genome shotgun sequence genomic DNA contains:
- the LOC117506917 gene encoding proline-rich extensin-like protein EPR1, with translation MLQPPSKPSPNVTSLAPSLEEQDLANLTPPPMAPPKPPSTSSTSSSSLPISPIPTDVPEHPNFSPPQPPMERQHKSQKTPPPKPIRFSSIPSFDTPPQTPVPPHPVQTPTLSTFNPQNTAKPHDIPKPSGLGGYDDCETRPKQRLLMEDSQSLNSVSVPSQIDGNSPPVVPQSKPVYKNNYDTQDLKENLQANMPVQSPVPEANQDGETVKRLAKQELQKPSLTSDELLSQLHKQHNTQDSLEIDHSKDQESPWQSRKFSPMLDRKLRNLKNNETNGTRDAASPLALLMAAKEREKHKSIPSEDNKVKKNDESHAGIHPRSRSPNSFIVNPVSSSTSPTSQVGLKERPKYVTPTEDTEISTTPGRSKSTTLIKDEVTPNSPVPSGTTAVTSPRGSNATVNKQDVEAKSKLAQPKDNREEVIMPLLPPPPEFANTDYLDEFMEPPPTILPPDPPRKKAPNVNPISPPKSKPPPPPPKLPVPDTDIKPKPTFQPKPKTPPNQLPSQLSPSQVTLLSILQKKMLEMDHKIVPMKDPEPNSDDWGTPFSDEDTKVSVISKVPPQYKFYSAQHKTPSLDMHELEGKVNTKHQETSSTKGTKSNETQSRHQYGMTLTVRPGTQNPITVVRKGESS, from the exons ATGCTTCAGCCACCTTCCAAGCCATCTCCAAATGTCACTTCTTTGGCACCCTCCCTAGAAGAGCAGGATCTGGCTAACTTAACACCTCCGCCTATGGCACCACCAAAGCCTCCTTCCACATCTTCCACTTCTTCATCATCCTTACCCATTTCTCCTATACCAACAGACGTTCCTGAGCATCCAAATTTTTCCCCACCACAGCCGCCCATGGAAAGGCAGCATAAGAGTCAAAAGACTCCACCTCCGAAGCCCATCAGATTCTCCTCCATCCCCAGTTTTGACACCCCTCCACAAACTCCAGTCCCACCTCACCCTGTACAGACCCCTACACTATCCACCTTCAATCCCCAAAACACAGCAAAGCCTCACGATATTCCTAAGCCCTCAGGTCTTGGTGGATATGATGACTGTGAGACAAGACCCAAGCAACGTTTACTCATGGAGGATTCTCAGTCTCTTAACTCTGTTTCAGTACCTTCTCAGATCGATGGGAATTCACCACCAGTGGTTCCACAATCCAAACCGGTCTATAAAAACAACTATGACACACAGGACCTGAAAGAGAATTTACAAGCCAACATGCCTGTTCAATCACCTGTACCTGAGGCAAACCAGGATGGTGAGACTGTGAAACGTTTAGCAAAACAGGAATTACAAAAACCATCCCTGACATCAGATGAATTATTGTCACAGCTTCATAAACAACACAATACACAGGACAGTTTAGAAATTGACCACAGCAAAGACCAAGAATCACCATGGCAGAGTCGGAAGTTCAGTCCTATGTTAGATCGTAAGTTACGCAACCTGAAGAATAATGAAACCAATGGGACACGGGATGCTGCTTCCCCCTTGGCCCTTTTAATGGCTGCCAAGGAAAGAGAAAAACACAAATCTATTCCATCAGAGGACAACAAAGTGAAGAAAAATGATGAGTCACATGCAGGTATTCACCCTAGGAGCAGAAGTCCGAATTCCTTTATCGTCAACCCAGTGTCTAGCTCAACATCACCAACATCGCAGGTTGGACTAAAGGAGAGGCCAAAGTATGTCACACCAACAGAAGACACAGAAATAAGTACAACTCCAGGACGATCAAAGAGCACAACATTGATAAAGGATGAGGTGACTCCTAACAGCCCAGTGCCTAGTGGGACAACAGCAGTTACGTCTCCACGGGGAAGCAACGCAACTGTGAATAAACAAGATGTAGAGGCAAAATCTAAACTTGCACAACCTAAAGACAATAGAGAAGAGGTAATCATGCCGTTACTCCCTCCTCCACCTGAATTTGCAAATACTGATTATTTAGATGAGTTTATGGAGCCGCCCCCCACCATCCTTCCACCTGACCCTCCCAGGAAAAAGGCACCAAATGTAAATCCTATTTCTCCCCCCAAAAGTAAACCACCACCACCGCCTCCAAAACTCCCAGTTCCTGACACAGATATCAAACcaaagccaacattccagcccAAGCCCAAGACACCCCCTAACCAATTACCGTCACAACTTTCACCAAGTCAGGTGACACTCCTAAGCATCTTACAAAAGAAAATGCTGGAAATGGATCATAAAATAGTTCCAATGAAAGACCCCGAGCCTAACTCTGATGACTGGGGTACTCCCTTCTCCGATGAAGACACCAAGGTCTCGGTTATCTCCAAAGTGCCACCACAGTACAAATTTTACTCTGCACAACACAAAACTCCAAGTTTGGACATGCATGAGTTGGAGGGCAAAGTAAACACAAAACATCAAGAAACATCGTCAACAAAAGGTACCAAGAG TAATGAAACTCAATCAAGACATCAGTACGGTATGACACTTACAGTTCGGCCTGGAACTCAGAACCCTATTACTGTTGTCCGGAAAGGAGAATCTTCATGA